In Paroedura picta isolate Pp20150507F chromosome 1, Ppicta_v3.0, whole genome shotgun sequence, the following are encoded in one genomic region:
- the KIAA0408 gene encoding uncharacterized protein KIAA0408 homolog, with translation MDLRAQLETTTERNWNKEKMELLERFDNERKEWECQWKVMQKKIEELYQEVKLRRESNMNAIDNKAIHSKTQQQFVHSPTSEWSDTPGLNCCSQDKESLLTKAEKESKDTRNKRKNHVFVKDNLSFENYKEVGDCPGLKTTKNYTQDLNIALKELAKVSEDLCSYQEEIRKKSNHRRKKLLPSMEESAEDGTTLISLEMNRVSNSDPQTALIAFETEKQNNRKNLMGISRCVKESVHAYVEKTDFFPWQKNEAPPVPPRSTSRHLTSSLSAAVQVSEALAKDPGHRNHCQTQECQNSNTFIHSSVSNLRDGPQANEWNPVSGHTVATTVATGKRDLSPECRLSVEFCHNTWTCKPSKTGNFTKNGSAPHSVQKSSSDGNMVSPEHPESQSNVCYSTDFYTPVCDTLGDSGYGTGKTQRNETLEAKIDEFNRTVFHTDKSKKCPPKNRMPPRLLADPKSNGILKDCVKNRTEENEDVADVLDPRPSLRTKEKLVNPNKNTKATGQQKQVNGLLSSYQHMLHEHDWRPSNLSGRPRSADSRSNYGVVEKLLKNYEKSTSLCNSKFHKEKWVQSNSTFAGGHCETVGHYFEMLQTDLGKQELQNNSARHVGLHTRQGREKQKFPEVSLPVKQSTGKGFSRPARPANRRLPSRWASRSPSAPPAVRRTALN, from the exons ATGGACCTGCGGGCACAACTGGAGACCACAACTGAACGGAACTGGAATAAAGAGAAAATGGAATTATTGGAGCGTTTTGACAATGAAAGGAAGGAGTGGGAATGTCAATGGAAGGTCATGCAGAAGAAAATAGAAGAG CTTTACCAGGAGGTAAAATTAAGGCGTGAGAGCAACATGAATGCCATTGATAATAAAGCCATTCATAGCAAGACACAACAGCAGTTTGTACATTCCCCCACTTCAGAATGGAGTGACACACCAGGACTCAACTGTTGTTCACAAGATAAAGAAAGTTTGCTCACCAAGGCAGAAAAAGAGAGCAAGGACACAAGGAACAAGAGGAAAAATCATGTTTTTGTGAAGGATAATCTGTCCTTTGAGAATTACAAGGAAGTTGGCGATTGCCCAGGCTTGAAAACAACTAAGAATTACACTCAGGATCTCAATATT GCTCTTAAAGAACTTGCCAAAGTTAGTGAGGACTTGTGCAGCTATCAAGAGGAAATACGCAAGAAGTCCAACCATAGAAG AAAAAAGCTTCTTCCTTCCATGGAAGAATCTGCAGAAGATGGAACTACACTGATTTCACTGGAGATGAACCGTGTGAGCAACAGTGACCCACAAACTGCTTTAATTGCATTTGAAACCGAAAAACAGAATAACAGGAAGAACTTGATGGGCATCAGCAGGTGTGTGAAGGAGAGTGTTCATGCTTATGttgaaaaaacagatttttttccatGGCAAAAGAATGAAGCTCCTCCTGTGCCTCCAAGAAGCACTTCTCGGCATCTGACAAGCTCTCTTTCTGCAGCTGTCCAAGTTTCTGAGGCATTAGCAAAAGACCCAGGGCACAGAAACCATTGTCAGACTCAGGAATGTCAGAACAGCAACACCTTTATCCATTCATCTGTTTCAAATCTACGTGATGGACCACAAGCAAATGAGTGGAACCCTGTTAGTGGTCATACTGTGGCTACCACAGTGGCCACAGGAAAAAGGGATCTGTCCCCTGAATGCAGACTGTCAGTGGAATTTTGCCATAACACATGGACCTGCAAACCAAGCAAGACTGGGAATTTCACTAAGAATGGCTCTGCCCCACATTCTGTCCAAAAGAGCTCTTCTGATGGAAACATGGTGTCCCCAGAACATCCTGAATCACAAAGTAATGTGTGTTACTCCACTGACTTTTACACTCCTGTGTGTGACACGCTGGGTGATTCTGGATATGGAACTGGAAAGACTCAGAGAAATGAAACCCTGGAAGCAAAGATTGATGAGTTTAACAGAACGGTATTTCATACAGATAAAAGTAAAAAGTGCCCACCAAAGAACCGAATGCCACCAAGACTATTGGCAGATCCTAAATCCAATGGTATACTGAAGGACTGTGTAAAGAACAGGACAGAAGAAAATGAAGATGTTGCAGATGTTTTGGATCCAAGACCCTCTTTGAGAACAAAAGAGAAACTAGTCAATCCCAACAAAAATACCAAAGCAACAGGACAGCAAAAACAAGTAAATGGGCTTCTGAGTAGTTACCAACATATGCTTCATGAGCATGATTGGAGGCCAAGTAATTTGTCTGGTCGTCCACGATCAGCTGATTCAAGGTCAAATTATGGTGTTGTTGAAAAGCTTCTGAAGAACTATGAAAAATCAACTTCTTTGTGTAATTCAAAGTTTCACAAAGAGAAGTGGGTACAGTCAAACTCCACATTTGCTGGTGGCCACTGTGAAACTGTGGGTCATTATTTTGAAATGCTCCAGACAGACCTAGGAAAGCAGGAGCTGCAGAATAATTCAGCTAGGCATGTTGGACTTCACACCCGACAAGGCAGAGAGAAGCAGAAATTTCCTGAG GTATCTCTGCCAGTGAAACAGTCTACTGGGAAAGGTTTCTCTAGGCCAGCACGACCAGCAAACAGACGCTTACCTTCAAGGTGGGCCTCCAGATCACCATCGGCGCCACCTGCTGTGAGAAGGACAGCTCTGAATTAA